A window from Purpureocillium takamizusanense chromosome 3, complete sequence encodes these proteins:
- a CDS encoding uncharacterized protein (TransMembrane:1 (o465-484i)~EggNog:ENOG503P19N~COG:L) translates to MGESPKEGYSRSACTECQRRKQKCNREWPCNHCQKRKVADKCRFGGHASPDRPGESRKRQHSNDDTDSTDTNPWDDADSGFEALGYTASHLFSGLGQERRSKTTARQQRQYYMDAGSCPQLARALQVLPPRPYTDSLVQNFLNNVNYHYYIIYPPSFLDEYRNWWALRSDGRPLELHWTCLLLVVCACSAQYTDPELQQKLESDLGESIQRLTEAYHNAYRELHSVIPVGHNHLLNVQSLLHSCYWYKSEARFIECWHVLSTAIREAQELELHHETFAGHMSEFDREMRRRVWCILNAWDWQISSLLSRPLLIDRTDCDVGHPSLKLEGYSPSPLLHMRLQSEIIMRLSHRFGSIKNVASPDDVQEYRRLIDDWTYTFPPAYDLKNPDTSADAQRRWIVLHRHYLRTMTYSMMLDPFRAYLTRHMSASSPPVELSIRSDGLDYALRLVGALHGFFDHVYPRDAKFHWVLFCIFDTAAVLCSSLMHDDDGSIPRREEILGAIDDAVDKLRRLNTVTKAARTSYEVLVRVSQRVTRSPKPPVPLPSPPAILRARPQESRKLARPNAAAPSAPVTGPYPYAGAMALAPTAPMPGVMTSGPGYPVSTAHGFVPTSAPVAMGYPAYHEANPYQAVEFGDITQQDLGDLASLWDYESLDLNFIGPTLMG, encoded by the exons atggGCGAGAGCCCCAAGGAAGGCTACAGCCGCTCCGCATGCACAGAATGCCAGCGTCGCAAGCAAAAG TGCAATCGCGAATGGCCCTGCAATCACTGTCAGAAACGCAAGGTCGCCGACAAGTGCCGCTTCGGTGGCCACGCCAGCCCAGACCGGCCGGGCGAGTCGCGCAAACGCCAGcacagcaacgacgacaccgactcCACCGACACGAACCCATGGGATGACGCGGACAGCGGCTTCGAGGCCCTGGGGTACACGGCGTCTCACCTCTTctctggcctcggccaggag CGGAGATCCAAGACGACCgcgaggcagcagcggcaatACTACATGGATGCCGGATCGTGTccgcagctcgcccgcgcccttcaggtgctgccgccgcgaccgtACACGG ACTCACTCGTCCAAAACTTCCTCAATAACGTTAACTACCATTACTACATCATCTATCCGCCTTCCTTCCTCGACGAGTACCGCAACTGGTGGGCGTTGCGCtccgacggccggccgctcGAACTGCACTGGACATGCCTGCTGCTAGTCGTTTGTGCCTGCTCTGCGCAGTACACCGACCCTGAGCTGCAACAGAAGCTCGAGTCTGACCTTGGCGAGTCGATACAGCGTCTGACCGAGGCCTACCATAATGCCTACCGCGAGCTGCACAGCGTCATTCCCGTTGGCCACAATCACCTTCTCAATGTTCAATCTCTGTTGCACTCGTGCTACTGGTACAAGTCGGAGGCGCGCTTCATCGAGTGCTGGCATGTCCTGAGCACGGCGATCCGCGAGGCCCAGGAGCTGG AACTCCACCACGAGACCTTCGCCGGCCACATGTCTGAGTTTGATCGCGAGATGCGGAGACGGGTGTGGTGCATCCTCAACGCCTGGGACTG GCAAATATCGTCGTTGCTCTCGCGCCCCCTGCTAATAGACCGCACCGACTGCGACGTCGGACACCCGAGTCTCAAGCTCGAGGGGTACTCGCCCTCACCATTGCTGCACATGAGACTGCAGTCGGAGATTATCATGCGGCTCTCTCACCGCTTTGGTTCGATCAAGAACGTCGCTAGCCCTGATGACGTGCAGGAGTACCGGCGCCTTATCGACGATTGGACTTATACATTCCCCCCAGCTTACGACCTCAAGAACCCCGACACGAGTGCCGACGCGCAGCGGCGCTGGATCGTGCTGCACCGCCACTACTTGCGTACCATGACCTACTCGATGATGCTCGACCCGTTCCGTGCATACCTAACTCGGCACATgtccgcatcgtcgccgccagtgGAGCTCAGCATCCGCAGCGACGGGCTTGACTACGCATTACGCCTTGTGGGTGCTCTGCACGGCTTCTTCGACCACGTTTACCCTCGTGATGCCAAGTTTCACTGGGTGCTGTTCTGCATCTTTgacacggcggccgtgctgTGCTCGTCGCTGatgcacgacgacgacggcagcatccCGCGGCGCGAAGAGATCCTCGGCGCTATcgatgatgccgtcgacAAGCTACGACGCCTCAACACAGTCACCAAGGCGGCCAGGACGTCGTACGAGGTCCTGGTCCGCGTCTCGCAGCGCGTCACGCGCAGCCCCAAACCTCCGGTGccgttgccctcgccgccagccataTTGCGAGCGCGGCCGCAAGAATCTAGGAAACTGGCCAGGCCgaatgctgctgctcccagCGCGCCCGTTACCGGGCCGTACCCGtacgccggcgccatggcgctcgcccctacggcgccgatgcccggCGTCATGACTTCGGGGCCGGGATACCCCGTGTCGACGGCGCACGGCTTCGTaccgacgtcggcgcccgtggccatggGCTATCCGGCGTACCACGAGGCAAACCCCTACCAGGCGGTCGAGTTTGGCGACATCACGCAGCAGGACCTGGGCGATCTGGCCAGCCTGTGGGACTATGAGAGCCTGGACCTGAACTTTATCGGACCCACCCTCATGGGGTAG